The Haloarchaeobius sp. HME9146 DNA segment CTGCCATGCGCGCACTCGTACTCGAGGCCTACGGTGAGCCACTCGTTCTCGAATCAATCGACCCACCCGAACCGGCTCCGCATGGAGCGGTCATCGACGTGGACGCCTGCGGCATCTGTCGGAGCGACTGGCACGCCTGGCAGGGCCACGGCGAGTGGGCCGACGACCAGGTCCCCCTCGGGCAGGTACTGGGCCACGAACCCGCGGGAACCGTCGTGAAAGTCGGCGACCAGGTCTCCGAGATCCAGGTCGGTGACAGGGTCGCGGTCCCGTTCAACCTCGGCGACGGCACCTGTCCGCAGTGTCGCAACGGCCACGGGAACGTCTGCGACGACGGCTACGCCCTCGGGTTCGAGGCCGATGCACCGGGCGCGTTCGCCGAACAGGTCCACGTCCCCCACGCCGACTTCAACGCGGTCAGCCTCCCGGACGGAGTATCCGCAGAGGACGTGGCCGCACTCGGCTGTCGATACGTCACAGCCTTCCACGCGCTCTCGCACCGTGCCGAGGTGCAAGGTGGCGACTGGGTCGCCGTCCACGGCTGTGGCGGCCTCGGCCTCGCAGGCGTGCAGATCGCGTCGGCGCTCGGGGCCAGCGTCGTCGCCGTGGACGTTCGCGAGGAACCCCTCGACATGGCGACCGACCTCGGGGCGGACGTGACGGTCGACGCCACCGAGGTCGACGACGTGCCAGCCGAAATTCGACACCGGACCAATGGAGGAGCCGACGTATCCGTGGATGCACTCGGCCGCGCCGAGACCTGCCGAAACAGCGTCGAGTGCCTCGCCACACGCGGCACACACGTCCAGCTCGGGCTGACCACCGAGGCGGAGAAGGGCGAGGTCTCGCTCCCCATCGACGCGATGACGCGCTGGGACGTTGACTTCCTCGGGTCGCGGGGGATGCCGCCCTCGCGGTACGACGAACTGCTCACGATGATGGCCTCGGGCCGCCTCGACCCGGCCGCACTCGTGACGAAGCGTGTCTCGCTGGATGCGGTCTCGGACCGACTCGGCGCGATGAGCGAGTACGAGACTGCAGGGTTTGAAGTTGTCACAGAGTTCTGACGGCGAGCCTCTCTGTTCGGGTGGGAGTGGACATGACTACCGGATTCCTCCCACGGCTCAAGCCGTGGGGTTCCTCCTCGCATCCATCTGAAATGCGACCTGCGTACATCAGCGATATCGATTCCAATACTTGCCGAGATGGATGACTCCGCCGGACTCCCCATCTGCGGCAATCCAGGAGTTTGAGTTGTTGTAAACCCCAAATCGGTGAGAACGAGCGTCATGGACGGCAGCGTATCTGACCACAGTCGTTCGCTTGATGGGGTGACGTCTCGTCGACCTACTCCATGAGCGAGGCAGACCACATAGAACGGTTCGCAGTATCGGCCGAAAGTGAGAGCGAGACGAAGACGGTCGTCGAGTCGCGTAACTTTGAATTCGTCGTTGATGAGCCATCGTCACTGGGGGGCACGAACGACGGACCAAACCCTGTCGAATACCTCATTGGAGCGTGGGCCGGCTGTCTCAACGTCGTGGTGCACACCGTCAGCGAAGAGCGCGGGATCGATCTTGAAAGCGTCAAGATAGAGATCGAAGGCGACCTCGACCCACGGAAGTTTCTGGGCCTCAACGAAGACGTCCGAGCGGGCTATCAGGAGATCAACGTCCGGATCGAAATTGAATCTGACGCCGACGAGGAAGCTCTAGAAGCGTTAGGCGTGGAGGTCGAGGAACGCTGTCCCGTCGGCGACAACATCGACAATCCGACTCCAACAGATGTGGCCATCGAAGTGGCTTGAACAATCACTCGACGGGGTGGCTGACCGCGTCGCCGCGATGACTACGAGACCCAGGGCGTCGAGGTCGTCACCGAGTTCTGACGCCGAGCCTGTATTTTCAGGAGCATTCTAGAGCCTAATCCTGAACTGACACCGTCAGTCCAGTAGTGGCGGGTGCTGATATTACCGCACAAGCACCCAGAGACCTGCACTACCACCCATAGAAGAACAATCACAGGCGCCGAACAATCAATCCTGAATAGATATCAAGTAATACAATTATCGTTGACTGCATCATTGTCGAACTTGCAGTTACCCCTCAAATACCGACTCGCATCTTCGAGACGGTGAGACCTGTTACAGGGAGCTGTATCTCTCATGTTCAGGGGCAACCCGCTCCACCACTGAGGTGGAGTCTACCCCCCAACATCCATTCGGTGTCAGTACATCTAACCGCTACTTGAGGTTTTACTAGCCTCGCCAGATAGAGCCCTCACCGGAGATCAATCGTCCGATACTGTCCGACCTCGTGACTCCGGCGCAGGCGCGGGTGGTTCGTGCGTTCCGAACTCGGGGTGGGTCTCCTCCATCCACAGGTACACGACCGCCCCGGAGACCAGCATCGACACCCCGGTCAGGTAGAACGCGGCCTCGGCGTTCACGAACTCCATCGAGAGCCCGATGACGACGGCACCCACGGCGTAGCCCGAGTCGCGCCACATTCGATACACGCCCATTCCGGCCGAGCGCCACGTCGGGTGCGCGGCGTCGCTCGGGACCGTCATCAGGTTCGGATAGAGCAGTGCCATCCCGATGCCGGAGACGGCGGCCATGGCGACCCACGGGAGGTACCCCTCGACGAACACCATCCCGAGCACGCCCGCTGCCGCGAGGAACATCCCCGCGATGACCGGGGGGCGACGACCGATACGGTCTGCCAGTCCACCCGTGCCAATCTGCAGGAAGTACATCGCGCTGTGGACGCCGATGACCACGCCGACCGCACCGATGCCCAACCCCTGGCTCGTCAGGTAGAGGGGCACCGCGATCCAGAACAGCGTATCCACGAAGTTCTCGATATGGCCGGCCTGGGCCGCGGCGAACAGCGTCCGGTCGCCGTACGTCGCACGCTTCAGGACCGCCCCGAACGAGAGGTTCGCGTCGTGGTGGTCGTCGTCACCCTCCGCCTTCGCGTACTGGACGGTCTCGCGTATCAGGAACACCGATATCAGGAAGGCCAGCACGACCACGACGGCGAGGAAGTAGAACGGCTCCGGTCGAAGTCCTGTCCGGGCTGCAATCGCGCCGGTGACCCACGCACCCACCGCGACACCGGTGTAGCCGAACGCCTCATCGATACCGACCGCGAGGCCGCGCTGGTCCGGGCCCGCGAGGTCGATCTTCGCGTTGATGGCCATGCTCCACGTCAGCGCCTGGTTGATTCCCAGGAGGACGTTCCCGACCGTGATCCACGCCCAGTTGGGTGCGAAGACGAGGATGAGCGGGAGCGGCAGGGCAGTCACCCAGCCGAGGACGAGAACTGGTTTGCGGCCGTACTCCTCACCCCACTTGCCGGCGTAGAGGTTGAGCAGCGATTTGACGACGCCGAAGGAGACGACGAATGAGCCGATGACGACCACGGATTCCACCCCGAGCACGTCCCGGCCAAGAACCGGGACCACGGCACGCTCGGAGCCGATGGTGAGTCCGGTCGCGAACACCAGCAGGACGTGCAACGAGAACTGGCCGATGTGCGCACGGATGCCCTGTTCCAGGTCTGTTGCTGCACTCATTGCCCATCCGTTGTGCGAGTACCCGTGAATCAGTAGTGCCGGACATGACCGGCACCCCTATTCACGCGGCGGCCTACATTCCACCCATGAGTCTGTACCAGGCCTCGTTCCGGGTGCGACACGAGTGCCCGTATCGCGACCTCTCCGAGCGCTACCCGGACCTCACCATTCGCGAGTGGTACCTCAGCGAGTGCCAGGTGCTCGAGATAACGTCTGCCGACACGCCGACCGAGCAGTTGCTCGAGGACATCAGGGAACTCGGGACGGTCCTCCACGAGTCGGTCGACGAGTCTGGTGTCCACGTCGTCACGCAATCGTGTCTCTGTTCGCTGGAGGGTTCCATCATCGAACGGTTCGAAGACCACGCGTGCCTCTACCAGCCACCCACGGTCCATCAACAGGGCTGGGAACACTACACCGTCATCGCGTTCGACGAAGGTGACGTGCGTTCCCTCCTCTCCGAACTCGACGCCGACCGCGATATCGAGGTACTCTCGAAGACCGCCCTCGCCGAACAACAGGTCCCCCACAGCATGCTGACGCCGGTCGACCAGCTGTTCGAGGGGCTTACCGACCGACAGCTGGCCGCCCTCCAGCTCGCCCTCGAACGTGGCTACTACGAGCAGCCACGGAAGACGTCGCTCCGTGACCTCGCTGCCCAGACCTCGGTCGCGCGGTCGACGTTCGAGGAGCATCTGCGCAAGGCCGAGAACAAGTTGCTCACGAACGCCGGGCAGTTCCTCCGGTTGCTGACCGCGATGTCGTCGGGCAACCCGCTGCAGGTCGACCGGGACGCTCCCGCGGTAGATACTGCGGACTGAACCGTGTAGACGGTTTACACGGTCTACACCGTTTTTCCTTCGAGAACGGTGTGGACAGCCTCACGAGAGGCTCGGGAGCGGGTCGA contains these protein-coding regions:
- a CDS encoding MFS transporter, whose translation is MSAATDLEQGIRAHIGQFSLHVLLVFATGLTIGSERAVVPVLGRDVLGVESVVVIGSFVVSFGVVKSLLNLYAGKWGEEYGRKPVLVLGWVTALPLPLILVFAPNWAWITVGNVLLGINQALTWSMAINAKIDLAGPDQRGLAVGIDEAFGYTGVAVGAWVTGAIAARTGLRPEPFYFLAVVVVLAFLISVFLIRETVQYAKAEGDDDHHDANLSFGAVLKRATYGDRTLFAAAQAGHIENFVDTLFWIAVPLYLTSQGLGIGAVGVVIGVHSAMYFLQIGTGGLADRIGRRPPVIAGMFLAAAGVLGMVFVEGYLPWVAMAAVSGIGMALLYPNLMTVPSDAAHPTWRSAGMGVYRMWRDSGYAVGAVVIGLSMEFVNAEAAFYLTGVSMLVSGAVVYLWMEETHPEFGTHEPPAPAPESRGRTVSDD
- a CDS encoding zinc-dependent alcohol dehydrogenase family protein, with amino-acid sequence MRALVLEAYGEPLVLESIDPPEPAPHGAVIDVDACGICRSDWHAWQGHGEWADDQVPLGQVLGHEPAGTVVKVGDQVSEIQVGDRVAVPFNLGDGTCPQCRNGHGNVCDDGYALGFEADAPGAFAEQVHVPHADFNAVSLPDGVSAEDVAALGCRYVTAFHALSHRAEVQGGDWVAVHGCGGLGLAGVQIASALGASVVAVDVREEPLDMATDLGADVTVDATEVDDVPAEIRHRTNGGADVSVDALGRAETCRNSVECLATRGTHVQLGLTTEAEKGEVSLPIDAMTRWDVDFLGSRGMPPSRYDELLTMMASGRLDPAALVTKRVSLDAVSDRLGAMSEYETAGFEVVTEF
- a CDS encoding helix-turn-helix domain-containing protein, producing the protein MSLYQASFRVRHECPYRDLSERYPDLTIREWYLSECQVLEITSADTPTEQLLEDIRELGTVLHESVDESGVHVVTQSCLCSLEGSIIERFEDHACLYQPPTVHQQGWEHYTVIAFDEGDVRSLLSELDADRDIEVLSKTALAEQQVPHSMLTPVDQLFEGLTDRQLAALQLALERGYYEQPRKTSLRDLAAQTSVARSTFEEHLRKAENKLLTNAGQFLRLLTAMSSGNPLQVDRDAPAVDTAD
- a CDS encoding OsmC family protein, encoding MSEADHIERFAVSAESESETKTVVESRNFEFVVDEPSSLGGTNDGPNPVEYLIGAWAGCLNVVVHTVSEERGIDLESVKIEIEGDLDPRKFLGLNEDVRAGYQEINVRIEIESDADEEALEALGVEVEERCPVGDNIDNPTPTDVAIEVA